TCTTAACATAAAAGAGGGAAAATTCCATCAGGTGAAAAAAATGTTAAAAGCAGTTGGAAATGAAGTGCTATATCTTAAAAGAGAAACTTTTGGGAAATTAACTCTTGATGATATGGTTCCATGTGAGGTTAGAGAGATCGAAAGAGATGATATAATATAATTTTCCATAAAAAAAATGATAGGCCTTTTTAGGAGGGGATAATGAACGAGATAATAATTAAAGAAAAACATGAAATAAGTACCCAACGTAGAAAAAGAAAACCAAAAGAGGAAAAGAAAAGTATATTTGAAATCTATAAATCTCCTAAAACAATGAAGGATTACTTTTTTTATTTAAAGGACTTTTTGACATATGTATATGATGGTGACTCACCAATAGAAGGTGATGAGATAATTGAGCTTATGACAGGAATTGAAAAAGGTGATATTGAAGATTATCTGTCTCATCTTATAAATGAAAGAGATATGAAGAAAACATCTGTAAATAAAGTTATCTCATCTTTAAAGTCTCTTTATAGAGAGTTAGAAAAAAATGGATATGAAAATCCATTTAAGTATATTGGTCTATTTAAAACAAGTCGAAATTTAGATAACATATTAAAAGTTTCATTTGATGATATTAAAGAGATTTTAAAAAATTATAAAATTAATGGAGAAAAGGAGTATAGAAACACATTGATTTTACATACACTTTTCTATACAGGAATGAGAAGTCAAGAGTTACTCTCTTTACAATTCAAACATATCTTAAAAAGAAATGGTGAGTATTTTGTTAAATTAGAAAAAACAAAAAGTGGAAGAGAACAGTATAAACCACTACACAATTTTTTGATAAAAAAGATAGATGACTACAAAAATTATTTGACTAATGTTTATGGAGTAGATGAGGAGAGTTTAGAAGAACAGTATCTTTTTTATAGCTCTTTCGAAAAAAATAAACCTCTTTCTTATAGAGGGTTGTATAATGTTATTCAAGAAATGGGAACTGTTATCAATAAAGATATCAGTCCTCATAACATTCGTCATGCAATTGCAACAGAACTTTCATTAAATGGAGCAGATCTTATAGAGATAAGAGATTTTTTAGGGCATTCTGATACAAAAGTTACAGAGGTTTATATAAATGCAAAATCACTTATCGAAAAAAG
Above is a genomic segment from Cetobacterium sp. ZOR0034 containing:
- a CDS encoding tyrosine-type recombinase/integrase, which translates into the protein MNEIIIKEKHEISTQRRKRKPKEEKKSIFEIYKSPKTMKDYFFYLKDFLTYVYDGDSPIEGDEIIELMTGIEKGDIEDYLSHLINERDMKKTSVNKVISSLKSLYRELEKNGYENPFKYIGLFKTSRNLDNILKVSFDDIKEILKNYKINGEKEYRNTLILHTLFYTGMRSQELLSLQFKHILKRNGEYFVKLEKTKSGREQYKPLHNFLIKKIDDYKNYLTNVYGVDEESLEEQYLFYSSFEKNKPLSYRGLYNVIQEMGTVINKDISPHNIRHAIATELSLNGADLIEIRDFLGHSDTKVTEVYINAKSLIEKRVLDKIPVQSMDDDI